One window of Bacteroidota bacterium genomic DNA carries:
- a CDS encoding T9SS type A sorting domain-containing protein has protein sequence MKLNFFILCLCIAPFCAAQNWTKPLNISNMEGLNNQPDITVDQNGTFHCVWAHKIVQNFWKIYYSQSSDEGLTWSVPDDISLNTEKWVSDPHIVCDSENNLYLTYDYDVGNYLESLVYYKKFDGISWSDPIVVSEGMPESHANKLVIDNNDRVYCFWYRSINNGTTFYRYLQNGFWSDYYIPYNNNDYFAFINCAVDSCNNLHWIGAHHYEGQTAYDIKPVYLYYDYENDLWSDIVEFGEHYSWYGFDIDLDTNYLPHLVWQEFTNDSIPPNDGTFYAYNNGTSWTTPELIVEDPRNQQIIIDTYNNPNIFDTEKSDDGQKIIFYYFLDNFWNGYIIDETPNAFFNLKAIKYNNKIFLFYSKSLMADEGQIFYSKMDMITNNIEITTSFNKFKLFPNPFTIKLTIVFEMKSNKDFQLKIYTIQGKLINTLINENKSSDEHEITWDGKDQNGKEVTPGLYLIRLQSGRNILTRSVILVQ, from the coding sequence ATGAAATTAAATTTTTTTATTCTTTGTCTTTGTATCGCCCCTTTCTGTGCAGCTCAAAACTGGACAAAACCGCTGAATATTTCTAATATGGAGGGTTTGAATAATCAACCGGATATTACGGTTGATCAAAATGGTACTTTTCATTGTGTTTGGGCGCATAAGATTGTACAGAACTTTTGGAAAATATATTATTCACAGTCAAGCGATGAAGGACTAACATGGTCTGTACCTGATGATATTTCATTGAATACGGAGAAATGGGTATCAGACCCACATATCGTTTGTGATTCGGAAAATAATTTGTATCTCACTTATGACTATGATGTAGGAAATTATCTTGAATCCTTGGTTTATTATAAAAAATTTGACGGAATAAGCTGGAGTGATCCAATTGTTGTGTCGGAAGGAATGCCCGAATCACATGCCAATAAATTAGTGATTGATAACAATGACAGGGTTTATTGTTTCTGGTACAGAAGTATCAATAACGGTACAACTTTCTACAGGTATCTGCAAAACGGATTTTGGAGCGATTACTATATACCCTATAACAACAATGATTATTTCGCTTTTATAAATTGTGCTGTAGATTCCTGTAATAACCTTCATTGGATTGGCGCCCATCATTACGAAGGGCAAACAGCTTATGATATAAAACCTGTATATCTTTATTACGATTATGAAAATGATTTGTGGAGTGATATTGTTGAATTTGGAGAACATTATTCATGGTATGGTTTCGATATTGATTTAGATACAAACTATTTACCTCATCTTGTATGGCAGGAATTTACAAATGATAGTATTCCGCCCAATGACGGTACTTTTTATGCATATAATAACGGCACATCTTGGACTACTCCTGAACTAATTGTTGAAGACCCTAGAAACCAACAAATTATTATTGATACCTATAATAACCCAAATATTTTTGATACTGAAAAATCTGATGATGGTCAGAAAATAATATTTTACTATTTTCTAGATAACTTTTGGAACGGTTATATAATAGATGAAACACCAAACGCATTTTTTAACCTAAAAGCAATTAAATATAACAACAAAATATTTTTATTCTATTCAAAAAGTCTTATGGCAGACGAAGGGCAGATATTTTATTCAAAAATGGATATGATAACAAATAATATTGAAATTACTACTTCATTTAATAAATTTAAGCTTTTCCCCAATCCATTTACAATTAAATTAACTATTGTTTTTGAAATGAAATCTAATAAAGATTTTCAATTGAAAATTTACACAATCCAAGGCAAACTAATAAATACATTAATAAACGAAAATAAATCATCAGACGAGCATGAAATAACATGGGACGGTAAAGACCAAAACGGAAAGGAGGTTACACCAGGCCTTTACCTCATACGCTTGCAGTCAGGCAGGAACATTCTTACACGCTCGGTAATATTAGTTCAATAA